The Marivirga salinae DNA window CCAATTCCTTGGCTAACTGAACCACTTCTTCCCAAGTGCTACCATTAGGAATTAAATCTAGCATAGATAAACGGAAAATGATAATAAATTCTTTCCCAACCGCTTCTCTCACTGCTTTGGCTATCTCAATCGGAAATTTAATTCTGTTTTCATAGCTTCCGCCCCATTCGTCAGTTCTTTTATTAGTATGCTTTACAATAAATTGATTAATCAAATACCCTTCAGAACCCATAATTTCTACTCCATCATAACCTGCTTCTTTAGCTAATTGAGCTGATTTTGCATAATCCTTAATGGTGGATTTTATCCTCCTACCTGACATCTTCCAAGGTTTAAAAGGATTAATAGGGGCTTTTATGGCAGATGGTGCTAAACTAAATGGATGATATCCATATCTACCGGCATGCAATATCTGCATACATATTTTGCCACCTGCTTCATGCACTGCATCTGTTATAATTTTATGCTTTTTAACATGACTTTTTTTGGTCATTTGAATAGAAAAGGGCTTTAACCAACCTTGCCAGTTAGGAGAAACTCCACCCGTTACAATCAATCCAGCTCCACCTTTTGCTCTATCGGCATAGAAAGTCGCCATCTTTTCAAATCCATTTTTAGCTTCTTCTAAGCCAGTGTGCATGGACCCCATTAATACTCTGTTTTTCAGTTGAGTAAAACCTAAGTCTAAAGGTTCAAATAAGTGCGGATAAGTTGAATGTGCCATAGTTAAATTTAGTATGCATGCAGAACAAATAGCAATTTATATAATCTTTTTTAAAAGCCTTAAAATATCGTGAATTTATCTGTATTTTCGTCACAAAATTGAAATAATATGCAAGTAATCACTAATCATAAGGTTATCAGAAATAATTTTGAAAAGGTAGTAGAAAAGGTAAATGAAGCAGATTTAGTCATGATTCCTGCTGGCTTTAATAATCATATTATTTGGAATATAGGGCATGCGGTTGTTACACAGAATGTTTTGCTTTATGGAATGTCAGGTTTGGATTTCACACTTCCCACTGATTTTATAAAAAGATATAAAAAAGGAAGCTTTCCATCTGAGATTGAAAATCCTAAAACTGAATTGGAGCATATATTTGAATTAGGCAAAATTGCGGATGAGCAATTGGGTTATGATATTAGAGAAATGAGATTTAGTGATTACCAAAAGTATGAAACCAGTTTCGGAATTACATTAACTAGCTTTAATGATGCTTTGCAGTTTAACAATATTCATGAAGCGGTACATTTAGGGTATGTTATGGCATTAAAAAGAGCATTGGGGTATTAACCACAAAGGCCACTTTGATTTTCCTAAAATTGCATCAATAAGATTTTTAATCATAATTCCTCCCATTCCTTTGTAAGATCATAATAAGTCTCGCCATTGGCTATGCTGATAGGTGAGGCTATATTATTATGATATAATTGACCTGTCCCCAAGCCTTGAGGCATTTTTACTTTTAAATAAGATGCTAACTGGCAAATAGCATTTAAGCCGATATTAGATTCTAGCATACTGGTCATCCACCAACCAATATTCATGGATTCGGCTATTTTAATCCACTCCAAAGTAGATTGGATCCCACCAATCAAACTAGGTTTTAGAATAATATATTGAGGTTGGGTTTGTTTTAATAGCTTTTCTTTATCCTCATAAGCATTTACTCCAATCAGCTCCTCATCTAAAGCGATAGGCAATGGAGTTGAAGTGCATAGTTTTGTCATTTCATTTATCTGCCTTGCTTTAATAGGTTGCTCTATAGAATGTAAATCCAATGCTGCCAGTTGAGTTAGTTTACTCATGGCTTCATCAGGTGAAAAAGCGCCATTAGCATCAACTCTTAAGGTAATTTCATTTTTGCTAAATTTAGCACGAATGGATTTTAAAAGATTCAATTCAGTTTCAAAATCAATGGCTCCAATCTTCATTTTAATGCAATCAAATCCCGCATCTAATTTCTCCTGAATTTGCTTCTGCATGAATTCCTCACTTCCCATCCATATTAATCCATTGATCGGAATTCTTTCTTTACCTTGATAAAATGGGGTATCAAAAATTAGTTTTTTACCGCCTTGCAAAGCATCCAATAAAGCTGTTTCTATTGCAAAGCGAATGGAAGGAAAACCGTCAGGAGAAATATCTTTTGCAATTTCAAATGCTTCTTCTATAGATTTCGGAATTTGCATGCCAATCAATTGTTCGCAAACCTTTTCCAATTTAGTCTCCATTTGATCTAATGGCTCTACACTTAGTCCTTTCAAAGGCCCTGCCTCTCCTATTCCAATTAGTTTATTATCTGAAAACAGCTTCAAATACCATGTATCTTTTTCCTTTAGAGTACCACGAGAAGTACCTGCTTCAAATTTGAATTGGAGGGTGTGGTGTTGGATGGAGGCTGTAGTGAATTTCATATTGAATTAATATTTATGCTAATTTATAAAGCTTTTCTCTGTCATTTTAACTGAATTAGAAAAATATGCCCACTATCTTTGTGCTGAAATCCAGTGATGAAAATGAATTTATTAGAAAAAGCATCTCAAATCGACTTAAAAAAATATCAATACGAACTTCCTGAGGAAAAAATCGCAAAATTTCCTTTAGAAAAAAGAGACCATTCTCAATTATTGGTTTACCGGAAAGGAA harbors:
- a CDS encoding DinB family protein; this translates as MQVITNHKVIRNNFEKVVEKVNEADLVMIPAGFNNHIIWNIGHAVVTQNVLLYGMSGLDFTLPTDFIKRYKKGSFPSEIENPKTELEHIFELGKIADEQLGYDIREMRFSDYQKYETSFGITLTSFNDALQFNNIHEAVHLGYVMALKRALGY
- a CDS encoding o-succinylbenzoate synthase, with the protein product MKFTTASIQHHTLQFKFEAGTSRGTLKEKDTWYLKLFSDNKLIGIGEAGPLKGLSVEPLDQMETKLEKVCEQLIGMQIPKSIEEAFEIAKDISPDGFPSIRFAIETALLDALQGGKKLIFDTPFYQGKERIPINGLIWMGSEEFMQKQIQEKLDAGFDCIKMKIGAIDFETELNLLKSIRAKFSKNEITLRVDANGAFSPDEAMSKLTQLAALDLHSIEQPIKARQINEMTKLCTSTPLPIALDEELIGVNAYEDKEKLLKQTQPQYIILKPSLIGGIQSTLEWIKIAESMNIGWWMTSMLESNIGLNAICQLASYLKVKMPQGLGTGQLYHNNIASPISIANGETYYDLTKEWEEL